In Mycoplasma sp. OR1901, the following are encoded in one genomic region:
- the gpmI gene encoding 2,3-bisphosphoglycerate-independent phosphoglycerate mutase, translating into MKKVVLIVIDGLGLRKETQGNGFALADTPTFDNLFKNYPNSLIQASGQHVGLPEGQMGNSEVGHLNIGAGTIVYTGLSLIKKALNDGTYKTNKQFVEVFEDVKTNNSTLHLMGLLSPGGVHSLEDHLFKLLEAAHEYGLKKVSVHVFGDGRDVAPRSIKESLTKLLELTDKFDYNIASISGRFYAMDRDSMFDRVEKAYDALLGNTNSKFDNVLEFVDQQYSSDISDEFFVPSVNSNLKEDAFVKNGDSIIFFNFRPDRARQLTHLFVNSSLYDVKPKHEVKINKFASMMKYEGIDTIIAFDEMEVSMPIGRVLELAGKSQLRLAETQKYAHVTYFMDGGNDIEFKNSKRIMVDSLKVESYADAPHMSAEKITDELLENALNYDVTIMNYANPDMVGHTGNLKSTIEAVSFLDSQIKRVVEWAEANDVTVFITADHGNAEITEDQNNKPATKHTSSPVMLITTDKSLKLKDGILANVAPTVLDYIGVEKPVQMDQESLLVK; encoded by the coding sequence ATGAAAAAAGTAGTATTAATCGTTATCGATGGATTAGGTTTAAGAAAAGAAACACAAGGAAATGGTTTCGCACTTGCAGATACACCTACATTTGATAACTTATTTAAAAATTATCCAAATTCATTAATCCAAGCATCAGGACAACATGTTGGATTACCTGAAGGACAAATGGGAAACTCAGAAGTTGGGCACTTAAACATAGGTGCTGGTACAATTGTTTACACTGGGTTATCACTTATTAAAAAAGCTTTAAATGATGGAACTTATAAAACAAACAAACAATTTGTTGAAGTGTTTGAAGATGTAAAAACAAATAATTCAACATTACATTTAATGGGTCTTTTATCACCTGGTGGAGTACACTCATTAGAAGATCACTTATTTAAATTATTAGAAGCAGCACACGAATACGGACTTAAAAAAGTTTCAGTACACGTATTTGGTGATGGTAGAGACGTTGCACCTCGTTCAATTAAGGAATCTTTAACAAAATTATTAGAATTAACTGATAAATTTGATTACAATATTGCATCAATTTCAGGTAGATTCTACGCAATGGATCGTGATTCAATGTTTGATAGAGTTGAAAAAGCGTATGACGCTCTTTTAGGAAATACAAACTCAAAATTTGATAATGTTTTAGAATTTGTAGATCAACAATATAGTTCTGACATTAGTGATGAATTCTTTGTACCATCAGTAAACTCAAACTTAAAAGAAGACGCTTTTGTTAAAAATGGAGACTCAATTATCTTCTTTAACTTCCGTCCAGATCGTGCAAGACAACTTACACACTTATTTGTAAATTCATCATTATACGATGTTAAACCAAAACACGAAGTTAAAATTAATAAATTTGCTTCAATGATGAAATACGAAGGAATTGACACAATTATTGCATTTGATGAAATGGAAGTAAGTATGCCAATTGGTAGAGTTTTAGAATTAGCAGGAAAAAGCCAGTTAAGACTTGCTGAAACACAAAAATATGCACACGTTACATATTTTATGGACGGTGGAAACGATATTGAATTCAAGAATTCAAAACGTATCATGGTTGACTCACTTAAAGTTGAATCATACGCTGATGCGCCACATATGTCAGCTGAAAAAATTACAGATGAATTACTTGAAAATGCATTAAATTATGATGTTACAATTATGAACTATGCAAACCCAGATATGGTTGGTCACACAGGTAATTTAAAATCAACAATTGAAGCTGTTTCATTCTTAGATTCTCAAATTAAAAGAGTTGTTGAATGAGCTGAAGCAAATGATGTTACTGTATTTATTACAGCAGATCATGGTAATGCAGAAATCACAGAAGATCAAAACAACAAACCAGCTACAAAACACACAAGCAGTCCAGTTATGTTAATTACAACAGATAAGTCATTAAAATTAAAAGATGGTATTTTAGCAAATGTTGCACCAACAGTTTTAGACTATATCGGTGTTGAAAAACCAGTTCAAATGGACCAAGAATCATTATTAGTTAAATAA
- a CDS encoding leucine-rich repeat protein has translation MIKNKWIILVGALLPFTMLSTVTCSNNEPKGVKEENEKVNEIKDKKEIENGIEYLIIDKDNIQNYINNGSLIKSEKGYSLIKLINNSIKWTLEDNLLIPSNLEIVNLNMPNIVKIIDSAFKGSKTLKSIILPKAIEICNESFKDNSALVDVNIPLVTKIGDLAFANDVSLETLDLPKLNQIGLGSFDNTIFINSLINYSENKLAIINNILVNGKYARGEIILPNTITKIAERAFINNYALKSIQMPSVIEVGNDAFKGAHALSKISIPNVIKIGTNGFHRTALVTVDAPKVTAIGDYSFSNNMKLNNVKMPNLTKVGSYAFGGTSFLQSLINSNENKLAILNDNIILNGFEAKGYIIIPDSITIIADSAFEVNRSITRIKMPNVTHIGNFAFASNRSLLSINIPKVIEIGESAFSDSNNISFENSTLPSNMSENDFNSVKEGKNWNNN, from the coding sequence ATGATAAAAAATAAATGAATAATTTTAGTTGGTGCATTATTACCTTTTACAATGCTAAGCACAGTGACTTGTTCTAATAATGAGCCAAAAGGAGTAAAAGAAGAAAATGAAAAAGTAAACGAAATTAAGGATAAAAAAGAAATCGAAAACGGAATAGAGTATTTAATAATCGATAAAGATAATATTCAAAATTACATAAATAACGGTTCACTTATTAAGAGCGAAAAAGGTTATTCGTTAATCAAATTAATTAATAATTCGATTAAATGAACGCTTGAAGATAACTTATTAATACCATCTAATTTAGAAATAGTTAATTTAAACATGCCTAACATTGTTAAAATTATTGATTCTGCATTTAAAGGTAGCAAAACCTTAAAAAGCATTATTTTACCTAAAGCAATTGAAATTTGTAATGAATCATTTAAAGATAATAGTGCTTTAGTAGATGTTAACATTCCGCTAGTTACAAAAATTGGTGACTTAGCATTTGCAAATGATGTTTCATTAGAAACACTTGATTTACCAAAATTAAATCAAATTGGTTTAGGTTCATTTGATAATACAATATTTATTAATAGTTTGATTAATTATAGCGAAAATAAATTAGCTATTATAAATAATATACTAGTGAATGGTAAATACGCAAGGGGCGAAATCATTTTACCTAATACTATAACTAAAATTGCTGAACGTGCTTTTATTAATAATTATGCATTAAAAAGTATTCAAATGCCTAGCGTTATAGAAGTTGGAAATGATGCGTTTAAGGGTGCACATGCACTTTCTAAAATTAGTATTCCAAACGTAATTAAAATAGGCACAAATGGATTTCACAGAACTGCTTTAGTAACTGTAGATGCACCTAAAGTAACCGCTATCGGAGATTATTCTTTTTCAAATAATATGAAATTAAATAATGTCAAAATGCCAAATTTAACAAAAGTGGGTTCATACGCTTTTGGAGGTACAAGTTTTTTACAAAGTTTAATAAACTCAAACGAAAATAAATTAGCCATTTTGAATGATAATATCATTTTAAATGGCTTTGAAGCAAAAGGTTACATCATAATACCTGATAGTATTACTATAATTGCCGACTCCGCTTTTGAAGTGAACAGATCAATAACAAGAATTAAAATGCCTAACGTAACTCATATTGGTAATTTTGCATTTGCAAGTAACAGATCTTTATTAAGTATTAATATTCCTAAAGTAATTGAAATAGGTGAAAGTGCTTTCTCAGATTCAAATAATATTTCGTTTGAAAATTCAACACTCCCTTCTAACATGAGTGAAAATGATTTTAATAGTGTCAAAGAAGGTAAAAATTGAAATAATAATTAA
- the ligA gene encoding NAD-dependent DNA ligase LigA has product MDNNSKIQLKIKKLVDKINQWNYEYFQLSEPTVEDLVYDKSLQELIALEKQYPEYILDNSPTFNLGSYASNKFSKFVHKKQMLSLEKAYSHDDLLRFFNNINKSINDRNISFSLEPKIDGLSISLHYSEGKLVRAITRGDGIEGEDVTENVIQINGVPLNLNKNIDLEVRGEIYMSKSTYNKLNEEFEKNDKKIFANPRNAASGTIRQLDKDIVKERNLSIILYDLVDPQNYDIKYQSSVKDFLEELGFPTNINVEVAKSYDQLIELVENFRELKNNFEFDCDGYVIKLNEIKYWEQLGKTSKFPKYAIAFKYETQEATSIVKNITASVGRTGKITYIANFDEVNLNQTNVNNATMHNYEFIRNLNVNIGDEITIIKSGEIIPKVIGLSQKNTEGVFEKILNCPSCNELLIEKEGFVDQFCINPNCDEQKIRKLIHFSSKKSMNIETLGEKNIRLFYELGYLRTIQDIYNLKQYDKDINLIPGFKSKTNKKLNNILNSIETSKNIKLFKVLFSIGIPNIGLQVAQLVTQNLSKLSDLISMNLDSLVEINTIGEIIIDSIKEFIKIEENIKLLQFLDETLVYENETMSSDLLNGYTFVITGTLSQSRDHFKELIEQNGGKVSSSISSKTSYLLYGENAGSKYEKAQKLNVKLINEEEFNNLITK; this is encoded by the coding sequence ATGGATAATAATAGCAAAATTCAGTTAAAAATTAAAAAATTAGTTGACAAAATTAACCAGTGAAATTATGAATACTTTCAATTAAGTGAACCTACAGTAGAAGATTTAGTTTACGATAAATCTCTTCAAGAATTAATCGCTCTTGAAAAGCAATATCCAGAATATATACTTGATAATTCACCAACATTTAATTTAGGTTCATATGCAAGTAATAAATTTAGTAAATTTGTTCATAAAAAACAAATGCTATCTTTAGAAAAAGCATATTCACATGATGATTTATTAAGATTTTTCAATAATATTAATAAATCAATAAACGATAGGAATATTAGTTTTTCTTTAGAACCTAAAATTGATGGTTTATCTATTTCTTTACACTATTCTGAAGGTAAATTAGTTAGAGCTATAACTCGTGGGGATGGTATTGAGGGTGAAGACGTTACTGAAAATGTTATTCAAATAAATGGTGTTCCGCTAAATTTAAATAAAAATATTGATTTAGAAGTTAGAGGTGAGATCTACATGTCTAAATCAACTTATAACAAGTTGAATGAAGAGTTTGAGAAAAATGATAAAAAAATCTTTGCGAACCCTAGAAATGCAGCTTCAGGAACTATTAGACAATTGGATAAAGATATTGTTAAAGAGAGAAATTTATCAATTATTTTATATGATTTAGTTGATCCTCAAAATTACGATATTAAATACCAGTCATCGGTAAAAGATTTTTTAGAAGAATTAGGTTTTCCTACTAATATTAATGTAGAAGTTGCAAAATCATATGATCAATTAATTGAATTAGTAGAAAATTTTAGAGAACTAAAAAATAATTTTGAATTTGACTGTGATGGTTATGTTATCAAACTAAATGAAATAAAATATTGAGAACAATTAGGTAAAACTTCTAAATTTCCAAAATATGCTATTGCTTTTAAATATGAAACTCAAGAAGCAACAAGTATTGTTAAAAATATAACAGCTTCAGTTGGGAGAACTGGAAAAATAACTTATATAGCTAATTTTGACGAAGTTAATTTAAATCAAACCAATGTAAATAATGCTACTATGCATAATTATGAGTTTATTAGAAATCTTAACGTAAATATCGGTGATGAAATCACCATTATTAAATCCGGTGAAATTATCCCTAAAGTTATTGGTTTAAGTCAAAAAAACACAGAAGGTGTTTTTGAAAAAATATTAAATTGTCCTTCATGTAATGAACTTCTGATTGAAAAAGAAGGGTTTGTTGATCAATTTTGTATTAACCCTAACTGTGACGAACAAAAAATACGTAAATTAATCCATTTTTCATCAAAAAAATCAATGAATATAGAAACTTTAGGTGAAAAAAATATCCGTTTATTTTATGAATTAGGTTACCTTAGAACGATTCAAGATATATATAACTTAAAACAATACGATAAAGATATAAATTTAATACCTGGTTTTAAATCTAAAACAAACAAAAAACTTAATAATATTTTAAATTCAATTGAAACATCTAAAAATATAAAACTTTTTAAAGTCTTATTTTCAATAGGGATACCAAATATAGGACTGCAAGTTGCTCAATTAGTTACTCAAAACCTTTCAAAATTATCCGATTTAATAAGTATGAATTTAGATTCGTTAGTAGAAATAAATACAATAGGTGAAATTATAATTGATAGCATCAAAGAATTTATAAAAATCGAAGAAAACATAAAATTACTTCAATTTTTAGATGAGACATTAGTGTATGAAAACGAAACTATGAGTTCTGACTTATTGAACGGATATACCTTTGTAATAACAGGGACTTTAAGTCAAAGTAGAGATCATTTTAAAGAATTAATTGAACAAAATGGTGGTAAAGTTAGTTCATCAATATCTTCTAAAACATCATATCTACTTTATGGTGAAAATGCTGGTTCTAAATATGAAAAAGCACAAAAATTAAACGTTAAATTAATTAACGAAGAAGAATTTAATAATCTAATTACTAAATAG
- a CDS encoding beta-N-acetylglucosaminidase domain-containing protein → MNIKKIVKYVLSAAGSAGLIATISAANDGGEGQNSQTTPQAVSRKTYEIYPKVQEISYLEGNYLLTENVNIVFESGIDEATVKRFKEVLDLKNLKYSISKHTVKNQTNILVGIKGDSDNLVDNLLKKENIAVDDSLYEKTDSYQIQNKNNLLSVLAKDTDAAFYGATTLWHIFNQLNGVEIENFAIKDYADVTTRGVIEGYYGSPWSLEDRLEYMKWGTYYKLNGYFYAPKDDPKHSHKWRELYTDEEIERLIKPLAETGNETKVRYIYTLHPFFGNRMTEQNYDESLKTLKAKFLQTIKAGVRQIGILADDAGTPFNGANSHAMQKKLLEDMVNWLKEIQPEYPGLKTTLPYVVQEYMGWGETFFSTFPKEVQVVMTGGRIWGEISENFTREFTKKVGRGPMLWINWPCSDNSKSHLILGGYKEFLHRNVDPKKIEGVIFNPMQQSQPSRVAVFGGADYTWNIWENEDEAEKAYEASFKYVLNNQHHDDEESNAFRELSKHLINQNMDGRVVKLEESVEIRDTLTEFKNKLSNDSYTTEDINKIQKIFDDLNKYSKIMINGNSNEQMKKQIIYWLLSFEELSKGVSLFMDALKDLQQKDTFSFIDHYNQAVNEINKSKTHDFQYLNWRETAEVGVQHIQPFVRALQKAVSKKYNDLLIPDKLTFEFKTNRKVQQDSPAGDVFDYSNQRQQVWQNGNDGTESRLRQGDYFDAIASRPYTLKSIYLKMGDRNDHFRDFKIQYQLSGSQTWNDLQGQTNIQRNNITGPFDPVYIENLNIENVKAVRVYNNSHANDGAWLRVLHFVMNQPKQTSLVNGWYTDLKYDGSNGGDKEVKYANDGNKNANVLFDNNARTEYWAKNFNRGAGGNDAIATDATLTFTFPEARKITKVFIEQGSSAAGDVLNNFDIEYQDSNNRWVKFGTRTGNGDKSQTFTGDATTQRIRVRNKGQRPNWWRIGTFKVGNDSPAFNTEYLLKDAETDQYDTTKSSLGFQLIHKTESTTGHDLILKPGKELGIDTKEILSFKEIVAEYTKVDGIELQYSKDGYQWTKLDTLPTTPIGLRFIKFKNTSTENKTFNFTKLKLTFEEPKVFGKLIKSDIRINNGWGDERNSHKDFDRNMNTATKFGGDPVKGNVAIYDLGKEIDLTSLKLYSTDGTADYPRDLDVLYSTTNSDKPEDWKLAFTIGDDVTDNNRDLNLSQVESGKIDSKYPNVKWWGNTELQNAKARYLKLLVKANYPDRALLFNEIVVNDNEYISLDNNPKFTGENYEEANSNHVIGKTIDNDLSSYYKPAKANGSLKYIVEKDKYNTSDLRIITQGENSNAEVKVMVYNTETKQVTEKELGKLTNNITEFKIPLIDNEKVVAFNIAWKEKTPSIVEIVPISKKQTEATNNEALTNLVASKPENYQTWIDQDKQNYEILETIAKETLKSVQIRQSTLDSLKESLEKLKTSARIKVDSTKLDQIIAGILSNEDELYTKESFNAYQFTIDRINDALKDKSNLTQEIVNNLENEYNDKKSKLVTLPYKKQSVTLNINKFDLLNALDYTKETYDALKAKVDEMKQKVTNQATTVEEFNKLNKDFKDLFSKLQVSEKGLLIEEYNKQKAEKGYKFIDKYYSILPELADEMLELLDSTDEITYAENVTKETIQESINQINLKHEELNSRIINIVPNDNTTTEEITNNIDESLVPQISEGSNQESTNNNGTEDKTQKEPKQPETTKPETKQPEDKKSTYKDNSDALIAGFFGSIAVLLTSIFGFILFKKRNRK, encoded by the coding sequence ATGAATATTAAAAAAATTGTTAAATACGTATTAAGTGCAGCAGGTTCAGCAGGACTAATTGCAACAATTAGTGCCGCAAACGACGGAGGAGAAGGTCAAAATTCACAGACTACCCCTCAAGCTGTAAGTAGAAAAACATACGAAATTTATCCTAAAGTTCAAGAAATTAGTTACCTAGAAGGAAATTATTTATTAACCGAGAACGTTAATATCGTTTTTGAAAGCGGAATTGATGAAGCAACAGTTAAAAGATTCAAAGAAGTTTTAGATTTAAAAAATCTAAAATATAGTATTAGTAAACACACCGTTAAAAATCAAACAAATATCTTAGTAGGTATTAAAGGTGACAGCGACAATTTAGTAGATAATTTACTTAAAAAAGAAAATATAGCTGTTGACGATAGTTTATATGAAAAAACTGATAGTTACCAAATTCAAAATAAAAATAATCTTTTATCTGTTTTAGCAAAAGATACAGATGCAGCCTTTTACGGAGCAACAACACTTTGACACATTTTCAATCAATTAAATGGAGTTGAAATAGAAAACTTTGCAATTAAAGATTATGCAGATGTAACTACACGTGGAGTTATTGAAGGATACTATGGTAGCCCTTGATCTTTAGAAGATAGATTAGAGTACATGAAATGGGGTACATACTATAAACTAAACGGTTATTTCTATGCACCTAAAGATGATCCTAAACACTCTCATAAATGAAGAGAACTATATACTGATGAAGAAATCGAAAGATTAATCAAACCACTTGCAGAAACTGGTAATGAAACTAAAGTTCGTTATATTTATACTTTACACCCATTCTTTGGAAACAGAATGACAGAACAAAACTATGACGAATCTTTAAAAACACTTAAAGCTAAATTCTTGCAAACTATTAAAGCTGGAGTGCGTCAAATTGGTATTTTAGCAGATGATGCCGGAACACCATTTAACGGTGCAAACTCACATGCTATGCAGAAAAAATTACTTGAAGATATGGTAAATTGACTTAAAGAAATTCAACCAGAATATCCTGGATTAAAAACTACATTACCATATGTTGTTCAAGAATATATGGGATGAGGTGAAACATTCTTCTCGACATTCCCTAAAGAAGTGCAAGTAGTTATGACAGGTGGAAGAATTTGAGGTGAAATCTCCGAAAACTTTACACGTGAATTTACTAAAAAAGTTGGTAGAGGTCCTATGTTATGAATCAACTGACCTTGTTCTGACAACTCAAAAAGTCACTTAATTTTAGGTGGATATAAAGAATTCTTACATAGAAATGTAGATCCTAAGAAAATTGAAGGTGTTATTTTTAACCCAATGCAACAATCACAACCATCAAGAGTAGCTGTATTTGGTGGTGCTGATTATACTTGAAATATTTGAGAAAACGAAGATGAAGCTGAAAAAGCTTATGAAGCATCATTTAAGTATGTTTTAAATAACCAACATCATGACGATGAAGAATCTAATGCATTTAGAGAATTATCAAAACACTTAATTAACCAAAATATGGATGGTCGTGTTGTTAAACTTGAAGAATCTGTAGAAATTAGAGATACACTAACTGAATTTAAAAATAAATTAAGTAATGATTCATATACAACTGAAGACATTAATAAAATTCAAAAAATCTTTGATGATTTAAACAAATACTCAAAAATCATGATTAATGGTAATTCCAATGAACAAATGAAAAAACAAATCATTTATTGATTATTATCATTTGAAGAATTATCTAAAGGTGTTTCATTGTTCATGGACGCTTTAAAAGACTTACAACAAAAAGATACTTTTAGTTTTATAGATCACTATAATCAAGCAGTAAATGAAATAAACAAATCTAAAACTCATGATTTCCAATATTTAAATTGAAGAGAGACTGCTGAAGTTGGGGTTCAACATATTCAACCATTCGTAAGAGCACTTCAAAAAGCAGTATCTAAGAAATATAATGATTTATTAATTCCTGATAAATTAACTTTCGAATTCAAAACAAACAGAAAAGTTCAACAAGATAGTCCTGCCGGTGATGTATTTGATTACTCAAACCAAAGACAACAAGTATGACAAAACGGTAATGACGGAACAGAATCTAGATTAAGACAAGGTGATTACTTTGACGCGATAGCAAGTAGACCATATACATTAAAAAGTATTTATTTAAAAATGGGTGATAGAAACGATCACTTCCGTGACTTTAAAATTCAATATCAATTGAGTGGCAGCCAAACATGAAACGATTTACAAGGGCAAACAAACATTCAAAGAAATAATATTACTGGACCGTTCGATCCTGTATATATAGAAAATTTAAACATCGAAAATGTTAAAGCTGTTAGAGTTTACAATAATAGCCACGCAAATGATGGAGCTTGACTACGTGTTTTACACTTTGTTATGAACCAACCAAAACAAACAAGTTTAGTTAATGGTTGATACACAGATTTAAAATATGATGGATCAAATGGTGGTGATAAAGAAGTAAAATACGCTAACGACGGAAATAAAAACGCTAATGTCTTATTTGATAATAACGCTAGAACTGAATACTGAGCAAAAAACTTTAATAGAGGAGCTGGTGGAAATGATGCAATTGCAACCGACGCAACATTAACATTCACATTCCCTGAAGCTAGAAAAATAACAAAAGTATTTATAGAACAAGGTAGTTCGGCAGCGGGGGACGTATTAAATAATTTTGATATTGAATATCAAGATTCAAATAATAGATGAGTAAAATTCGGAACAAGGACAGGTAATGGAGATAAAAGTCAAACCTTTACAGGTGATGCAACAACTCAAAGAATAAGAGTAAGAAACAAGGGTCAAAGACCAAATTGATGAAGAATCGGAACATTTAAAGTTGGTAATGACTCTCCGGCATTTAATACTGAATATTTATTGAAAGATGCAGAAACCGATCAATACGATACAACAAAATCTAGTTTAGGATTCCAACTTATTCATAAAACAGAATCTACTACTGGACATGATTTAATACTTAAACCTGGTAAAGAACTTGGTATAGATACAAAAGAAATTTTATCATTTAAAGAAATAGTTGCCGAATATACAAAAGTTGACGGAATTGAATTACAGTATTCAAAAGATGGATATCAATGAACTAAATTAGATACATTACCTACAACACCAATTGGACTAAGATTTATTAAATTTAAAAATACTTCAACCGAAAATAAAACATTTAATTTCACAAAACTTAAATTAACTTTTGAAGAACCTAAAGTTTTTGGTAAATTAATTAAATCAGATATTAGAATTAATAACGGATGAGGTGATGAAAGAAATTCACATAAAGATTTTGATAGAAACATGAATACTGCAACAAAATTTGGTGGTGACCCAGTTAAAGGGAATGTTGCTATCTATGATTTAGGTAAAGAAATTGATTTAACTTCATTAAAATTATATTCAACAGATGGAACTGCCGATTACCCTAGAGATTTAGATGTATTATACTCAACAACAAACAGTGATAAACCAGAAGATTGAAAATTAGCTTTTACAATAGGTGATGATGTAACTGATAATAATAGAGATTTAAATCTATCACAAGTTGAATCAGGTAAAATTGATTCTAAATATCCTAACGTTAAATGATGAGGTAATACAGAATTACAAAACGCAAAAGCTAGATATTTAAAACTTTTAGTTAAAGCAAATTATCCTGATCGTGCATTATTATTTAATGAAATCGTTGTAAATGATAATGAATATATTAGTTTAGATAATAACCCTAAATTTACTGGTGAAAATTATGAGGAAGCTAATAGTAATCATGTTATAGGAAAAACAATAGATAATGATTTAAGCAGTTACTATAAACCTGCTAAAGCTAATGGTTCACTAAAATATATAGTAGAAAAAGATAAATACAATACTTCTGACTTAAGAATTATTACTCAAGGTGAAAATTCAAATGCAGAAGTTAAAGTAATGGTATATAACACAGAAACAAAACAAGTAACAGAAAAAGAATTAGGTAAATTAACCAATAATATTACTGAATTTAAAATACCGCTTATAGACAATGAAAAAGTAGTTGCATTCAACATTGCTTGAAAAGAAAAAACTCCTTCTATCGTTGAAATTGTTCCAATTAGTAAAAAACAAACCGAAGCAACAAATAATGAAGCATTGACAAATTTAGTAGCTTCAAAACCTGAAAACTATCAAACTTGAATTGATCAAGATAAACAAAACTATGAAATATTAGAAACAATAGCAAAAGAAACATTAAAATCAGTTCAAATTAGACAATCAACATTAGATTCATTAAAAGAATCACTTGAAAAACTTAAAACAAGCGCAAGAATAAAAGTTGATTCAACAAAATTAGACCAAATAATTGCAGGTATTTTATCTAACGAAGACGAATTATATACTAAAGAATCATTTAATGCATATCAATTTACAATCGATAGAATTAATGATGCATTAAAAGATAAATCAAACTTAACACAAGAAATTGTAAATAATTTAGAAAACGAATATAACGACAAGAAATCAAAATTAGTTACATTACCATATAAAAAACAATCTGTAACTTTAAATATTAATAAATTCGACTTATTAAACGCTTTAGATTATACAAAAGAAACATATGACGCTTTAAAAGCTAAAGTTGATGAAATGAAACAAAAAGTTACAAACCAAGCAACAACCGTTGAAGAGTTCAACAAATTAAATAAAGACTTTAAAGATTTATTCTCAAAATTACAAGTTTCAGAAAAAGGTTTATTAATCGAAGAATATAATAAACAAAAAGCTGAAAAAGGATATAAATTTATTGATAAATATTATTCAATACTTCCTGAATTAGCTGATGAAATGTTAGAACTACTAGATTCAACAGATGAAATTACTTATGCAGAAAATGTAACAAAAGAAACAATTCAAGAATCAATAAATCAAATTAACTTAAAACATGAAGAACTAAATTCAAGAATTATTAATATTGTTCCAAATGACAATACAACCACTGAAGAAATTACTAATAATATTGATGAATCATTAGTGCCTCAAATTTCAGAAGGTTCAAATCAAGAATCAACAAATAATAATGGAACAGAAGATAAAACACAAAAAGAACCAAAACAACCCGAAACAACAAAACCGGAAACAAAACAACCTGAAGATAAAAAATCTACTTATAAAGATAATTCAGATGCATTAATCGCCGGATTCTTCGGTTCAATAGCTGTGCTATTAACTTCAATTTTTGGATTTATATTATTCAAAAAAAGAAATAGAAAATAA